In Macaca fascicularis isolate 582-1 chromosome X, T2T-MFA8v1.1, one DNA window encodes the following:
- the RHOXF2 gene encoding rhox homeobox family member 2, which produces MEPLDQSSQDITSLLSLGVDYEKELQDMNAAVLSPTEEFKEEEEDAQSEPEQGTAAAGEESKLAGAQGGEEKDGGGGGGAGAPGLLWKENREGSSGSDGDDEDSDQSEKEPRQQDSPPPGAVGGLEPGNAQEPSVHAFTPLQLQELERIFQRKKYPSEFLRRRLARSMNVTELAVQIWFENRRAKWRRHQRALMARNMPPLMVVGQPVMVTAVEAIMAPLSISRMRDGYFWGYSHPSTLCFSMSPFPPPSLPLPTVFLPPMPPSDEAQFGRFPFVIMHSFTFPNV; this is translated from the exons ATGGAGCCTCTGGACCAGTCTAGCCAGGATATCACCAGCTTGCTCAGCCTTGGAGTCGACTACGAGAAGGAACTACAGG ATATGAATGCTGCGGTGCTGTCGCCTACTGAAGAGttcaaagaggaggaagaggatgcaCAGTCTGAGCCTGAGCAAggcacagcagcagcaggagaagaGTCAAAGTTGGCAGGAGCCCAAGGTGGAGAAGAAAAagatggcggcggcggcggcggcgcaggAGCTCCTGGCCTCCTATGGAAAGAAAACCGCGAGGGCAGCAGCGGCAGCGATGGCGACGATGAGGACAGCGACCAGAGCGAGAAGGAACCCAGACAGCAGGATTCGCCCCCACCGGGCGCTGTCGGGGGGCTGGAGCCTGGCAACGCGCAGGAGCCCAGCGTCCACGCCTTCACCCCCTTGCAGCTGCAGGAGCTGGAGCGCATTTTCCAACGCAAGAAGTACCCCAGCGAGTTCCTGCG GAGGAGGCTGGCAAGAAGCATGAATGTGACTGAACTCGCAGTGCAG ATTTGGTTTGAGAATAGAAGAGCCAAGTGGAGGAGACATCAGAGGGCATTAATGGCGAGAAACATGCCGCCCCTCATGGTCGTGGGCCAGCCTGTCATGGTAACTGCAGTTGAGGCCATAATGGCACCCTTGTCCATCAGCAGGATGAGAGATGGTTACTTCTGGGGCTACAGCCATCCCAGCACCCTGTGTTTCTCCATGTCACCCTTTCCTCCTCCGTCCTTGCCCCTTCCAACTGTGTTTCTTCCACCTATGCCTCCCTCTGACGAGGCCCAATTTGGCCGGTTCCCTTTTGTTATCATGCATTCTTTCACATTCCCCAATGTGTAA